A window from Montipora capricornis isolate CH-2021 chromosome 7, ASM3666992v2, whole genome shotgun sequence encodes these proteins:
- the LOC138057755 gene encoding monoglyceride lipase-like, translating into MEGEVISEEGSIQSSKGFKLFSKSWKSKERSPRALIFVSHGVGEHCSRYEEFAHVLAKQGFLVISHDHVGHGRSEGEPVQISSFRVYVADVLKHIDESSASNGGLPIFMLGHSMGGTIAILCAMERPHFFAGLVLCAPAIMANPQTATRFMIFVGKIVSHIAPSFQVVGSEDCSALSRDPDEVAALSTDPLGWKGGLKVRWAMAMHDAMETVKENIPKFEWPFIVLHGDADRLAMVEGSKLLEKAASEDKTIKIYPGFYHKLLNEPREDRALVMNDIVSWISQRLPPVDSAD; encoded by the exons ATGGAAGGAGAGGTCATATCCGAAGAAGGGTCCATTCAGAGTTCGAAGGGATTTAAGTTGTTTTCTAAATCGTGGAAATCAAAAGAAAGAAGCCCTCG TGCTTTAATATTTGTGAGCCATGGTGTTGGAGAACACTGTTCAAGATATGAAGAATTTGCTCATGTGTTAGCCAAGCAAGGCTTCCTTGTCATTTCACATGATCATG TGGGACATGGCAGAAGTGAGGGGGAGCCAGTACAGATATCCTCCTTTAGAGTTTATGTCGCTGATGTGCTAAAGCATATTGACGAGTCTTCTGCAAGCAATGGAGGATTACCCATCTTTATGCTAGGTCACTCCATG ggAGGTACCATTGCCATTCTTTGTGCCATGGAGAGACCTCACTTCTTTGCAGGCCTTGTGCTGTGTGCTCCAGCAATCATGGCAAACCCACAGACTGCAACTCGCTTCATG ATCTTTGTAGGAAAAATAGTCTCACATATTGCACCATCCTTTCAAGTTGTTGGATCTGAAGATTGTTCTGCGCTAAGTAGAGACCCTGATGAG GTGGCCGCCCTCAGCACGGATCCACTGGGTTGGAAAGGAGGCTTAAAAGTACGTTGGGCAATGGCAATGCATGATGCTATGGAAACAGTAAAAGAAAATATTCCCAAATTTGAATGGCCATTCATAGTGTTACATGGTGATGCTGATCGCCTTGCCATGGTTGAAGGATCCAAGCTGTTAGAGAAGGCTGCAAGTGAGGATAAAACCATTAAG ATTTATCCCGGTTTTTACCACAAACTTTTGAATGAACCCAGAGAAGATCGTGCACTTGTCATGAATGATATAGTTTCCTGGATAAGCCAAAGACTGCCACCTGTGGATTCTGCAGATTAA
- the LOC138056494 gene encoding archaemetzincin-2-like, with product MAAALLATSYDLGDLKQLSKEERTFLKKGLKDKKLFPALPTPDEDSWLTVHPESGQSHNSWMNFFQATIPPSRKQKKQIYLVPLGDEWTDSEVKVDERGKKESFLSLLHRFAAIYIFFSGFQVDVLPSVSIQNLKCKTRMKSGHLQLHIPDVYKYFQSHWPKDAFCVVGITMIDLYPNESYNFVFGQANYRAGVGVFSFARYDPMFYLKKSKSESKASESCTSSLVLWRSCKVMAHEISHLFCLKHCIYFSCAMNGSNSLEESNIRPMFCCPVCLHKLQACLGFRLKERYEALLGFCWSITDDNFENACKWLEEAIQRFP from the exons ATGGCGGCTGCGTTGCTAGCAACTTCGTACGATCTCGGGGATTTAAAGCAGCTTTCTAAGGAAGAAAGAACCTTCCTTAAGAAGGggttaaaagataaaaaactGTTTCCAGCACTTCCAACTCCAGACGAAGATTCATGGTTAACGGTACATCCAGAATCCGGTCAATCACACAATTCATGGATGAATTTTTTCCAAGCTACCATCCCACCTTCAAgaaaacagaagaaacaaaTTTATCTTGTTCCTCTTGGCGATGAATGGACAGATTCTGAAGTAAAAGTGGATGAACGTGGCAAGAAAGAAAGTTTCTTGTCGCTACTACATCGTTTTGCAGCGATATATATATTCTTCAGTG GTTTCCAAGTTGATGTTTTACCTTCTGTCTCCATACAAAACCTCAAATGTAAAACTCGCATGAAGAGTGGACATCTCCAACTTCACATCCCTGATGTATACAAATATTTCCAATCCCACTGGCCAAAGGATGCTTTCTGTGTTGTTGGCATCACAATGATTGACCTTTATCCAAATGAAAGTTATAACTTTGTGTTTGGCCAAGCAAATTACCGTGCTGGTGTTGGAGTGTTTAGCTTTGCAAGATATGACCCAATGTTCTACTTGAAAAAGTCGAAATCTGAATCCAAGGCATCTGAATCTTGTACAAGTTCTCTTGTACTGTGGAGAAGTTGTAAG gtgATGGCACATGAAATCAGTCATCTGTTTTGCCTCAAACattgtatttatttttcttgtgcTATGAATGGAAGCAACAGTCTTGAGGAGTCTAACATTCGCCCAATGTTTTGCTGTCCAGTATGCCTCCACAAATTACAGGCATGTCTTGGTTTTCGGCTGAAAGAACGTTATGAAGCTTTGCTGGGGTTTTGCTGGTCAATTACTGATGACAACTTTGAAAACGCTTGCAAGTGGCTTGAGGAAGCAATTCAAAGATTTCCCTGA